A stretch of the Acyrthosiphon pisum isolate AL4f chromosome A2, pea_aphid_22Mar2018_4r6ur, whole genome shotgun sequence genome encodes the following:
- the LOC100163191 gene encoding uncharacterized protein LOC100163191: protein MDSGLARFAVLIVLFFLLTGDLAGMVKHVFEEYGGKQHNNQHHRHQQQRSRQQSPEKSAGEGIARSPKPPVAAAGPDDIGADGPTADEDPDMEAFAKSYSARMKLVNTIKESCLPKLICELTASTNRDSLTESERYLLSLIRETTISTTAEVTSKYHFAAHMGQLINGIDNTGCHNFYPGCPFPGLQVMQMMKKVKIL from the exons ATGGACTCGGGACTGGCACGGTTCGCCGTGCTCATAGTGTTGTTCTTCCTGTTGACCGGCGACCTGGCCGGCATGGTCAAACACGTATTCGAGGAATACGGCGGAAAGCAGCACAACAACCAACATCACCGCCATCAGCAGCAGCGGAGCCGGCAGCAGTCTCCGGAAAAGTCGGCGGGCGAAGGAATCGCGCGGTCGCCAAAACCACCGGTTGCTGCGGCGGGCCCTGACGACATCGGCGCCGATGGCCCGACGGCGGACGAAGATCCCGACATGGAAGCGTTCG cCAAATCGTATTCGGCCCGAATGAAACTGGTCAACACCATCAAGGAATCGTGTTTGCCGAAACTTATTTGCGAGCTGACTGCGTCCACAAACCGCGACTCGCTTACCGAATCCGAAAGATACCTGTTGTCgctcattag AGAAACGACCATTTCCACTACAGCCGAAGTGACGTCCAAATATCATTTCGCAGCGCACATGGGCCAACTCATCAACGGCATTGACAACACGGGATGTCACAACTTTTATCCCGGATGTCCGTTTCCCGGGCTGCAGGTGATGCAAATGATGAAGAAAGTGAAGatcttgtaa
- the LOC100165262 gene encoding protein pygopus, giving the protein MSVSRCVVVLLWCCCGFAAALSNEKNATRGVDEFLTSLTQMIGTVLNTDARYSSVLGDGSQSVLGRPNRPPVADYFDTGRPPFLERPQGGRPYPPPYPENGRPYPPPYPENGGPYPSPYPENGGPYPPPYPGNGGPYPPPPFRPNGLRPGGLGGGYLQQNSVVQALSSISEHDDLRCVPRLLCEVSSGTRPGYYQQSGYYQQQQQQQSSIPFLTKDALITLLTVLNFVDDSPLLMFGRAALLGYNARGDSKYCTTAYPTCPRDPDQLINYLNNHNGGFFRFFNQQLPQYAPQYAPYQRPPYPQQPPYPEQPPYPQRPPYSQRPPYPDQQQNYAPQYPRPQQNFGYGYKSRVDDQQNPRILSGSPGQYYDVPSVNDLQLDGPRPAPMKFPSAIDHGGASNTVSQFTFPSDHNSGGGGGSVGGGNRQAKRVKMIFPDRTGTGGLRADVDKYGNYKGVYYADGAIKFVDDATASGGRPSTIRLPQRRPAEDFDVLGNRLPYQRRPKFQFPRTSE; this is encoded by the exons ATGTCGGTCTCGAGGTGTGTCGTCGTCCTGCTGTGGTGTTGCTGCGGGTTCGCGGCGGCTTTGTCGAACGAAAAAAACGCCACCAGAGGAGTGGACGAGTTCTTGAC GTCCTTGACGCAAATGATCGGAACGGTTTTGAACACCGATGCCAGATATTCGAGTGTGCTCGGGGATGGATCTCAGTCTGTTTTGGGTCGGCCCAATCGTCCACCCGTCGCCGATTACTTTGACACCGGTCGACCACCCTTTCTGGAGAGGCCCCAAGGTGGCAGACCATACCCTCCACCGTACCCGGAAAACGGCAGACCGTACCCTCCACCATACCCGGAAAACGGTGGACCATACCCTTCACCGTACCCAGAAAACGGCGGACCGTATCCTCCACCATACCCTGGAAACGGTGGACCGTACCCTCCACCGCCATTCCGCCCAAATGGGCTCCGTCCCGGTGGTCTAGGTGGCGGCTACCTACAGCAGAACTCCGTCGTGCAGGCGCTGAGTTCCATATCGGAACACGACGACCTGAGGTGCGTGCCCAGACTGCTGTGCGAAGTGTCGTCCGGCACCAGACCCGGTTATTACCAGCAATCGGGTTACTaccagcaacaacaacaacaacagtccTCCATACCGTTCCTCACCAAAGACGCTCTGATCAC ATTGCTGACCGTGTTGAACTTCGTAGACGACTCACCGCTGCTCATGTTCGGCCGGGCCGCGTTGTTGGGGTACAACGCCCGAGGAGATTCCAAATATTGCACTACCGCGTATCCAACCTGTCCCAGGGACCCCGACCAGCTGATCAACTACCTGAACAACCACAACGGCGGTTTCTTCCGGTTCTTCAACCAACAACTACCGCAGTACGCTCCCCAGTATGCCCCCTACCAACGTCCACCGTACCCACAACAGCCTCCGTACCCGGAGCAACCTCCATATCCGCAAAGACCTCCGTACTCGCAACGGCCTCCGTACCCGGATCAGCAACAGAACTACGCTCCCCAATACCCGAGGCCGCAACAGAACTTTGGCTACGGCTACAAGTCCCGAGTAGATGACCAACAGAACCCGAGAATACTTAGCGGGTCACCGGGCCAGTACTACGACGTGCCTTCGGTTAACGACTTGCAACTGGACGGTCCTAGGCCGGCGCCGATGAAGTTTCCGTCTGCGATCGATCACGGCGGCGCCTCGAATACGGTCTCACAGTTCACTTTCCCGTCCGACCACAACAGCGGTGGTGGAGGTGGCAGCGTTGGGGGTGGCAACCGGCAGGCGAAAAGAGTGAAAATGATTTTCCCCGACAGGACTGGCACTGGCGGACTCAGGGCCGACGTGGACAAGTACGGAAACTATAAGGGCGTGTACTACGCCGACGGTGCGATCAAGTTCGTTGATGACGCCACCGCGAGCGGCGGTCGGCCGTCGACCATCAGACTTCCGCAGCGGCGACCGGCCGAAGACTTCGACGTGCTCGGCAACAGGTTGCCCTACCAGAGGCGGCCCAAGTTTCAATTCCCCAGGACTTCGGAATAA